From Ictalurus punctatus breed USDA103 chromosome 2, Coco_2.0, whole genome shotgun sequence:
tttaaaaatattGCCCTCCATAAAAATATCTACTgtcaaaattatacaaattcaaaatatgaacgtgctgcaaaaaaaaaccctgaaaatatgaataaaaattgtgcttttaagtaaaaattaaaataataacaaatcaaaacatttcattttctttgcaCTTATGCCATTTTGTCAGAGCTGGATGCTTGGCATCTTTTCTTGGCAACAAGTTCGTTTATGTTTGGGGTAAGCTTCTGTGTGGTGGAGATTCTCAGGATGGACTGCAGGCGTTCATCAGTGAGACGACTCCTGTGTGATGTTCTGTTAGTCTTCATCACAGAGAACAGCTTCACACACAGATATGCGCTACCAAACACGCACAAGGTTCGAGCCGCATGTAGACGGAGCTGGGGCATTGCATCAGGAATGAAGCGAGTAGACTGTGCGGGCCCCGCGGTGTCGTACTCTGTCTTTAGTGTCCCATTACACTGCAGCTCTATCAGCTCCATCTGAATCTGTACAGGTGCAGTTTCCACCTCGACGGCAAATGGGTTGTGAAGCAGCTCGAAATGACCTTTCTGTGCTTCAACGTCACCAAAGCGCCGCGCGAACTCAGTGCGAGGTGCGCTCAGTTTATCAGCAAAGTGTGCATTTGGGAACACCGCGGCGCTGACTTGGTTCGACATTACTTGGCAACAGGGAAAGTGAGACGAGTTGCATTGGTGCATTTGTGTCTCCCATCGATTTTAACGTCCAATGTTTCCTCTGTAACGCACAAACTGGAGTCCACTCCACGAATGAAGATGGCCAGCTGTGCAGTATCAGTCATGTCAGTACTTTCATCCACAGCAAGGGAGTATGCAACAAGGTCTTTGCCTCTTTCAATCAACTGTGTTTTCAAATCAGTGGCCATCTCACAAACCCGATCGGCAACCGTATTTCTGCTAGGGCTTACATTTGCAAACACCTGCTTTTTGTCTGGACACAAGACGTCGCACCCTTTCATCATGCAGCTCTTCAGAAACTCTCCCTCGGTAAATGGCCGGGCTGATTTGGCTCTCTCCTCTGCCACAATAAAACTTGCTTTCACAGCAGCTTCACTTTGTGATTTTGCCTGGGTGATAAACGTCTGCTGTGATGTCAGATTCCTCTTCAACTCTTCGGCCTTCTGTAGCTTCTGCTCCGCATTCAGGTTTCTCAACTTGTCCTGATGTTTTGTCTCGTAGTGCCGTTTTAGATTATATTCCTTAATTACGGCCACATTAGCTCCACAGAGAAGACGCACAGGTTTACCGGCAGTGTCAGTAAACATGTACCCAGCCTCCCACCGGTTTTGAAAGGCTCTGTTTTCAGAATCAACTTTTCTCTTGGCCAGTGTTAAGGGCTAGATTAACTTGAAATTAGGGTTTCATACATCAACAGATGCTTGATCGATCTGACACAATGGACGGGAATGATCGCAGGTACCCTGTTGCGCTGCATTATGGGATTTGTAGTTTGTGTGTTACTGGCGCTTCATATCGCCGAGCCATTAAAAGAAAGATATATAAAATGATCTCGCGGGCCGGATATGATTGTACGCCGGGCCGGACGTGGCCTGCGGGCCTTGAGTTTGACACATCTGCTGTAGACAGTTTCTCTAAATGATTTGAGGCTTTTCCGTGTGCGAGTGAAAATGTTAAAACTTGGCGAAGGAGTACTGCCTGTCCTGACCTTTTACCTGCCTTTCTTACTGAAATTCGAAGGACACCATCTAAAACCACAGGCCTTTCACCCTTTGAGGTGTTATTCAGACCTTTCCCCGTGGCTTGGAAAATGTCTACTAACCTTTCTCATTCCACAGGAAGTGGTGTTGATATTCATCTAGACGACTAGGTGTCTAAATTGCTTGACGTGTTGTGTACGTGCTAAATTAAAATGACCTTTACCCCTCACAGAAACCCACACATCCTTTTGTTCCAGGAGACCAGGTGTTATGACCTCAGAAGGACCGATCCGGAGACATGCAAGTTGGTTAAAAGCTGTTAACAAACGAGCTCTGTCCATTCTATTTTTCCTCCACCTATTCTCTGTGACAGGTTGCCCATTCGGGAACGTACCTGTACCCCTGACGAGGTCTGAGCATCGGTGAACGTgtctacaaaagaaggaaatcctGTCCTGCTGGCTGACCTGATTCACactttacacatacacatatagttTTTCCTGTATTAGCTCTAATCACAAAACCAATGACATGTTTTTACGTTATTGTCTTTTTCTGTTCCTGttactgtgtgttttgttaaccTATGACTTTCCTTTTGGTTTATTCTGTGCTACGCTAGAATAAACGAGAGgattgaaaggaaattctcttatatcatgtactctcttatattatgaactgctatcaaatacctatgatgaatgtattcatttaattacctctttaaataagctgatcaaccgCCATCTTTCTTATAGCTggcacatgtattttctgtctcttgaaaagacttattttcatagtgtgctgtgtgttttgttttgtctatctggctggcacctgcaccagtagaaaccgtccacgcactgccGTTATCAATGTGcacaatgtgtataaatacttctgttttgaatgaataacccggaagtctctgtgaacattcatacgtgccagtgtgtgtgttcattcggaCTCTCCAGGCGCCTGAACTCtgcggtaaaccacactttctagctcatagcagcacagaactaataGTTAATAAGtgtagaacaggctgaaagggctgacggaGGTCTGGAAGACAAAATCTGAGATTTGGAGATTTCTAACAAATACTGTGTTAAAATCCATGTTGGTCAACTCATTACATGCCAGAAACATGTATACCAATATGTAAcattagagacggtccctttatttgcgcatatctgcgaatgctgaacgtccaacgtcaaaccaactttatgccagtccgctagcttcatcttcttttgTGGCTTGTCTGCACAACCCCACCACTAGGGGCCGCCCCAGAGTAACATGTTACAGTAGTATCTGCAATCCATTTctcttcctgtgagacccggATGTGAAGACCTGACTTTAAGATCTGAATTTTTGCAGTCTGAATTTATGAggttgaaaaaataaatgtgtttaaatattccctgatgaataatgaagatggtattttaacaCCTGGATATTTTGGAACTGTATTTTAGGAAGATGTGcactgaattttttatttagttttcaatcaaaatatacacACCCAgtgaattgcagaggaaactaattcaagcactGATATTGCtgctttttgggtttttttttttatttgtgtcaaattgttggacagaaaaattcaagtattgttattgcaatatgtttttattcagtttatgtaattcaacatgccattttgccttgaggacatttggcactattatacttccataccTGTCTTTATGCTCctcctccaaaaccacctccCCATACACACTGAGAACCAGGAAGTTCATTTCAAAGGAAACGAAACTCAGAGTTCggtgtactctctctctctctctctctctctctctctctctctctctctctctctctctctctccgtgtgtgtgtgtgagttcaggAAAATGGCTGAGGCCAGTATTTCAGTAGATCAGGATCATTTCAGCTGTCCAGTGTGTCTGGATCTCCTGAAGGATCCGGTGGCGATCCCCTGTGGTCACAGTTActgtaaggtgtgtattaatgactGCTGGGATCAGGAAGAGAAGAGCGGAGTGTATCGCTGTCCTCAGTGCAGAGACACTTTCACTCCGAGGCCTGTTCTACGCAGAAACAACATGCTGgctgaagtggtggagaaactgaagaagactgaagtccaagctgcttctcctgctcactgttacgctggacctggagatgtggagtgtgatttctgcaccgggagaaaacacaaagccgTCAAGTCCTGTCTGATGTGTCTGGCCTCCTTTTGTGAAACTCATCTGAAACCTCACTATGAAGTTCCTGGTTTGAAAAAGCACAAGTTAGTTGAAGCTTCTGGAAATCTACAAGAGAAGATCTGCTCTGAGCATGATAAAGTGCTGGAGATCTACTGTCGTACTGACCAAAGCTTCATCTGTTATCTGTGTATGATGGATGAACACAAAAGCCACGACACCGTCTCAGTTAAAGCGTACAGAActgaaaaacaggtgagaaaAGCAAGTCTAATCTATTCAGAGTCATTTCATACAATTTACATGTCTAATCTAAAGTAGCTGAAGGTTTTCACTCCAAGCAGGAGACACACCTCATTCCACTGGTTTAATCATTCGGTCTCCGTCTATAAACGTCTGATGAGTTTGATCAGTTCTGACTCCTCATCTGTTGGAGTGAAAATCTGatctttgtggataagattggataCTCTCCTGCTTTACTCAGTTTCAGaatgtcttttttaaattataatgatCATATTGAAGTGGGgtgcacggtgacttagtggttagcacgttcggcTCACACCAGGgtggggggttcgattcccacagtggccctgtgtgtgtgtgcggagtttgcatgttcttcccgtgctgtgggggtttcctccgggtactcgtttcctcccccagtccaagacatgcatggtaggctgattggcctgtccaaagtgtctgtagtgtatgaatgtgtgagtgtgtatatgattgtgctctgcgat
This genomic window contains:
- the LOC108261247 gene encoding E3 ubiquitin/ISG15 ligase TRIM25 isoform X2 → MPFCLEDIWHYYTSIPVFMLLLQNHLPIHTENQEVHFKGNETQSSVYSLSLSLSLSLSLSLSLSLSVCVCEFRKMAEASISVDQDHFSCPVCLDLLKDPVAIPCGHSYCKVCINDCWDQEEKSGVYRCPQCRDTFTPRPVLRRNNMLAEVVEKLKKTEVQAASPAHCYAGPGDVECDFCTGRKHKAVKSCLMCLASFCETHLKPHYEVPGLKKHKLVEASGNLQEKICSEHDKVLEIYCRTDQSFICYLCMMDEHKSHDTVSVKAYRTEKQRELKEEQMKSQQRIQEKQKKLQELKQTVNTIKLSAQTAVEDSERIFTEMIGSMEKRRSEVTELIRAQEKAELSRAERLLEQLEQEIADLQRRVTELEQLSHTHDHLHFLQEIKVHYIHISR